Proteins encoded together in one Luteimonas fraxinea window:
- a CDS encoding P-II family nitrogen regulator, producing the protein MKMVMAIIKPFKLDDVREALADVGVNGITVTEVKGFGRQKGHTELYRGAEYVVDFLPKVKLEIVITDDIVDNVVEAILKSAGMGKIGDGKIFVYDLERAVRIRTGELDSDAI; encoded by the coding sequence ATGAAAATGGTCATGGCCATCATCAAGCCGTTCAAGCTCGACGACGTGCGCGAAGCGCTCGCCGACGTCGGCGTCAACGGCATCACCGTCACCGAAGTGAAAGGCTTCGGCCGCCAGAAGGGCCACACCGAGCTCTATCGCGGCGCCGAATACGTCGTCGACTTCCTGCCGAAGGTGAAGCTGGAAATCGTGATCACCGACGACATCGTCGACAACGTCGTCGAAGCGATCCTCAAGTCCGCCGGCATGGGCAAGATCGGCGACGGCAAGATCTTCGTCTACGACCTCGAGCGCGCGGTGCGGATCCGGACCGGCGAGCTGGATTCCGACGCGATCTGA
- the ubiK gene encoding ubiquinone biosynthesis accessory factor UbiK, with translation MIDLNSVDELARRLSSLVPPGLRESREEIQENFKAVLQSGLTKLDLVTREEFEVQRAVLLRTREKLEALEAQVRQIEAQSSPASAASTGNASTAH, from the coding sequence ATGATCGATCTGAACTCCGTCGACGAACTCGCCCGCCGCCTCAGCAGCCTGGTGCCGCCAGGCCTGCGCGAGAGCCGAGAAGAGATCCAGGAAAACTTCAAGGCCGTGCTGCAGTCGGGCCTGACCAAGCTGGATCTGGTGACCCGCGAAGAATTCGAAGTCCAGCGCGCGGTGCTGCTGCGCACGCGCGAGAAGCTCGAAGCGCTGGAAGCGCAGGTGCGCCAGATCGAGGCCCAGTCGTCGCCGGCGAGCGCCGCATCGACCGGTAACGCGAGCACCGCCCACTAG
- a CDS encoding RHS repeat-associated core domain-containing protein, whose product MAAPAFAQESNQTFTLYDGEDQVFGVYETQEEAERAISTIPGIDWAPTAYQYVTEIRDQVFSPDSGELTITYWMGKLQPSDPDWQYWTTYGDQLTFASEAEAVAYSVNDLNQSNTFCPPGASLVPDGDWIDSYPGFTQDRRYTETYIQGRNTQESPCVPITTSVWGAFVRTRRLDCPIKIVFIPGVPEPMPITFWSDEHNACVSAYTAKIKTKAPQCDANDASSGLVGNPCDVKTGEKVETEVDFDLDWVQLARTYHSGVSHTTGGYGAGWMDPHRVRLSIGPNSISLIAGNGYIVPFRQEANEYRATDSSGGTIVDDSGQWTLHRQDMIYHFDDRGRLLSKMSPDGMGLIYGYDSYGRLETVSSLQGRSIQFNYADTSGDALITSVSMGGVPLAVYSYSDERLQSVSYPDLSTRSYHYEDARFPRHLTGITAENGLRFSTFAYDSKGRVVSSQRASGADGVTLSYSPTGTNVTDSLGELTTYVMTDAGGDSSKVASVTDSAGTIGYSYNDAAVDVRRRLNSVTDRRGIQTGHIYTQGTDVLTGEPIVVNTKTEALGLPEQRVVSERRDLATNQLLTVTSDDREVSYTYNARMQPVTRTVKDLATSQTRITTYAYCSAADAALPAGPCPIEGLLKAVDGPRTDVSDITTYAYHSSDAPSCSTSITTCQFRRGDLRQVTDALGITTEVLSYDGSGRYTSIKDSRGVVSDFEYSSRGWLTAHKVRGTDVGAEDDDRIVRIEYWPTGLIKRVTQPDGASTDYEYDDAQRLTTIRDNDGNSIAYVLDNAGNRVAEETRDSNGTLRRTLSRIFSQAGQLATQADASDNPTDFYYDPNGSLLTVNDPLGRQTAHAYDSLNRLKSTLQDVGGIESETKFEYDPLDNLTRVFDPRGLVTDYTYNALGDLLSLNSPDTGTSNYTYDSAGNRIGQVDARGQASSYTYDSLNRVTGITFAGASNLDVTYGYDVVQPECAVGEIFAIGQLTLMSDASGSTQYCYDRFGELVRKVQVTNGQTLVLLYGYNKAGRLQQLTYPDGTMIDYVRDVQGRVTEIGVTSLGSTREVLLTDASYYPFGNSAGWTYGNGRTLSRTYDLDYRPQLILDSAPGGLDLGYTYDPTGHLSQLRTADLADPPKARFDYDPLGRLTTFRDGTSQTPIEQYTYDATGNRTSFANGNGSQSYSYPADSNRLTSVGGVARTYDSVGNTLTDGTGTSFTYTAANRLGSVARGGGTARHYTFNGDGERVRSHLGIDEIITIYDEAGRWLGDYDFTGQPMQQAIWLDEAPVGLLVGSATSFDRLHYLQPDHLGTPRSVIHPIRNVGVWHWDLTSEAFGNSPPNQDPDYDGVAFSFSMRFPGQRYDAYSNINYNYFRDYVPEIGRYAQSDPIGLAGGVSTYAYGGGNPISFVDPFGLQEFHPGIARTETGAYAVNWRYYVNTTLEALGFPAAFPVAFAAGTGDFGQQYADQWSATYLVGGSHGGWVGQDKYFHCMANCQAAQKGIGGSAAAQCVSDAREWFDQNIKGDSAADSAADQFANLLGRTGGRMSPTGNCSRMCSGYRPGGSFPF is encoded by the coding sequence ATGGCTGCGCCGGCTTTCGCTCAAGAGAGTAATCAAACGTTCACGCTCTATGACGGGGAAGATCAAGTTTTTGGAGTATATGAGACTCAAGAGGAGGCTGAAAGGGCGATCAGCACTATTCCTGGAATAGATTGGGCACCCACTGCGTATCAATACGTTACAGAGATACGAGACCAAGTCTTCTCTCCTGATAGTGGTGAGCTCACAATCACATACTGGATGGGCAAACTTCAGCCATCAGATCCGGACTGGCAGTATTGGACTACTTACGGAGATCAGCTCACCTTTGCGTCTGAGGCAGAAGCGGTCGCCTATTCCGTGAATGATCTGAACCAATCTAATACTTTCTGCCCGCCGGGGGCCAGCCTGGTTCCGGACGGGGACTGGATTGATTCCTACCCGGGTTTCACACAAGACCGTAGATATACTGAGACCTACATACAGGGCCGCAATACACAGGAAAGCCCCTGTGTGCCTATTACGACCAGCGTCTGGGGCGCATTTGTAAGAACTAGGCGATTGGATTGCCCGATCAAGATCGTATTTATCCCAGGCGTTCCCGAGCCGATGCCAATAACTTTTTGGTCCGACGAGCACAATGCGTGCGTGAGCGCCTATACAGCGAAAATTAAAACAAAGGCGCCACAGTGCGACGCCAATGACGCAAGTTCTGGTCTAGTTGGAAATCCGTGCGATGTAAAAACTGGCGAGAAGGTCGAGACTGAAGTGGACTTCGACTTGGACTGGGTCCAGTTGGCACGCACCTACCATTCGGGAGTTTCGCACACAACTGGCGGCTACGGCGCCGGCTGGATGGACCCGCACCGAGTGCGTCTATCAATTGGCCCCAACTCGATAAGCCTCATAGCAGGCAATGGCTACATCGTGCCTTTTCGTCAAGAAGCGAACGAGTACCGTGCCACCGATAGTAGCGGCGGAACTATCGTAGACGACTCGGGGCAGTGGACTCTGCATCGTCAGGACATGATCTATCATTTCGACGATCGCGGTCGCCTGCTTTCAAAGATGTCTCCCGACGGCATGGGGCTTATCTATGGCTACGACAGCTACGGCCGGTTGGAAACGGTCTCGTCTCTGCAAGGGCGCTCAATCCAGTTTAATTACGCGGATACTTCTGGCGATGCGCTGATCACAAGCGTCTCTATGGGTGGCGTGCCACTCGCGGTCTACAGCTACAGCGATGAAAGGCTCCAGAGCGTTTCTTATCCTGATCTCAGCACGCGTAGCTACCACTATGAAGATGCACGCTTCCCGCGCCACTTGACAGGCATCACCGCTGAGAACGGCCTGCGCTTCAGTACCTTCGCATATGACTCTAAGGGACGCGTCGTCTCCAGTCAGCGAGCAAGCGGCGCAGATGGCGTTACGTTGTCGTACTCGCCGACCGGCACCAATGTGACGGATTCGCTAGGCGAGCTGACCACCTACGTGATGACTGATGCAGGTGGCGACTCGTCCAAGGTGGCGTCAGTTACCGACAGTGCGGGAACTATCGGCTACTCCTATAACGACGCGGCGGTCGACGTCCGTCGTCGCCTGAATTCGGTTACCGATCGAAGGGGCATCCAGACCGGACATATCTATACCCAGGGCACAGACGTTCTGACTGGTGAGCCTATCGTAGTGAACACCAAGACTGAAGCACTGGGCCTACCTGAGCAACGCGTAGTTAGCGAGCGTCGTGACCTCGCCACGAATCAGTTGCTGACAGTCACCAGTGACGACAGGGAAGTAAGTTACACCTACAACGCCCGGATGCAACCGGTCACGAGGACCGTTAAAGATCTAGCCACCAGCCAAACTCGGATCACAACTTATGCCTATTGTAGCGCGGCTGATGCCGCCCTCCCGGCCGGACCATGTCCAATCGAGGGATTGCTAAAAGCAGTCGATGGCCCGCGCACCGATGTGTCTGACATTACTACCTATGCATATCATTCTAGTGATGCGCCGTCGTGCTCCACGTCGATCACCACGTGTCAGTTCCGCAGGGGCGACTTGCGGCAAGTGACGGATGCGCTCGGCATAACTACAGAAGTTCTGAGCTATGACGGCAGTGGTCGTTATACGTCGATAAAGGATTCCAGAGGGGTCGTTTCCGACTTCGAGTACAGCTCCCGCGGCTGGCTTACAGCACACAAGGTACGCGGCACCGATGTCGGCGCTGAAGACGATGACCGGATTGTCCGCATCGAATATTGGCCTACCGGTTTGATCAAGCGTGTTACCCAGCCAGACGGCGCCTCTACCGATTACGAGTACGATGACGCGCAACGTCTGACTACCATCCGCGATAATGATGGCAACAGCATCGCCTATGTGCTGGATAACGCCGGTAACCGTGTCGCCGAGGAAACGCGCGACAGCAATGGCACCCTCCGGCGAACGCTTTCCCGCATTTTCAGTCAAGCTGGCCAACTCGCTACGCAAGCCGACGCTAGCGATAACCCAACGGATTTTTACTACGACCCGAATGGCAGTCTTTTGACGGTCAATGATCCGCTTGGTCGTCAGACCGCCCACGCTTACGATTCCCTGAATCGCCTGAAATCTACCCTACAAGATGTCGGCGGCATTGAGTCGGAAACGAAGTTCGAATACGACCCCCTTGACAACTTGACGAGAGTGTTCGACCCGAGAGGTCTCGTAACCGATTACACCTACAACGCATTGGGGGACCTGCTTTCGCTCAACAGTCCAGATACCGGCACGTCGAACTATACCTATGACAGCGCCGGCAACCGAATCGGCCAAGTCGATGCGCGCGGGCAAGCCAGCAGCTATACCTATGATTCACTCAATCGCGTAACGGGAATCACCTTCGCGGGCGCTTCCAATCTTGACGTCACTTACGGCTATGACGTGGTCCAACCCGAGTGCGCTGTTGGGGAAATTTTTGCCATTGGCCAGCTGACCTTGATGAGCGACGCCAGCGGCAGCACGCAGTATTGTTACGACCGCTTTGGTGAGCTCGTGCGCAAGGTGCAGGTAACTAATGGCCAGACCCTCGTACTGCTCTACGGTTATAACAAGGCCGGCCGCTTACAGCAGCTTACGTATCCGGATGGCACGATGATCGACTACGTGCGTGACGTCCAAGGTCGGGTGACTGAGATAGGCGTGACCTCTCTCGGCAGCACGCGCGAGGTGCTGCTGACCGATGCCAGCTACTACCCATTCGGCAATTCGGCGGGCTGGACCTACGGCAACGGCCGCACGCTATCTCGCACATACGACTTGGACTATAGGCCACAATTAATCCTGGACTCGGCCCCGGGCGGACTGGACTTGGGTTACACCTATGACCCGACCGGCCATCTTTCGCAGCTGCGCACTGCTGATCTGGCTGATCCGCCAAAAGCCCGCTTTGATTACGATCCGCTTGGTAGGCTCACAACGTTCCGTGACGGGACGTCCCAGACGCCTATTGAGCAATACACCTATGATGCGACGGGTAACCGAACAAGCTTTGCAAACGGGAACGGAAGTCAGTCCTACTCTTATCCGGCCGACAGCAATCGGCTGACGTCGGTCGGAGGAGTAGCGCGCACCTACGACTCAGTCGGGAACACACTGACCGACGGCACAGGAACATCCTTTACATACACTGCCGCCAACCGGCTTGGTAGCGTTGCGAGAGGTGGCGGCACAGCGAGGCACTACACGTTTAACGGGGATGGTGAACGTGTCCGCAGTCATCTAGGCATCGATGAAATTATAACGATTTACGACGAAGCTGGTCGCTGGTTGGGCGATTACGATTTTACTGGCCAGCCCATGCAACAGGCGATATGGCTTGACGAGGCGCCGGTGGGTCTGCTGGTGGGAAGTGCAACATCTTTTGATCGTTTACATTATTTGCAACCCGATCACCTGGGCACTCCACGTTCAGTGATCCATCCGATTAGGAATGTCGGAGTTTGGCATTGGGATCTAACTAGCGAAGCTTTCGGAAACAGTCCTCCAAATCAAGATCCGGACTATGACGGCGTCGCTTTCTCATTCAGCATGCGATTTCCAGGCCAGCGTTACGACGCTTACTCGAATATTAACTACAACTACTTTAGGGATTATGTACCGGAGATAGGACGCTATGCTCAGAGCGATCCCATTGGATTGGCGGGCGGGGTGAGCACTTATGCATATGGCGGTGGCAATCCGATCTCGTTCGTTGATCCGTTTGGACTACAGGAATTCCACCCTGGGATTGCTAGGACGGAGACCGGAGCGTATGCCGTCAATTGGCGCTATTATGTGAATACGACTTTAGAGGCGCTGGGATTTCCGGCCGCATTCCCGGTTGCATTTGCCGCAGGGACTGGTGACTTCGGACAGCAGTATGCTGATCAATGGTCAGCCACCTACTTGGTCGGCGGATCGCACGGTGGATGGGTTGGTCAAGATAAGTATTTTCATTGCATGGCAAACTGCCAAGCAGCGCAGAAAGGCATTGGTGGGTCTGCTGCCGCCCAGTGCGTTAGCGATGCACGAGAGTGGTTCGATCAAAACATAAAGGGTGACTCTGCTGCAGACTCCGCAGCGGATCAATTTGCAAATTTGCTTGGACGCACAGGTGGGCGAATGAGCCCTACCGGAAATTGCTCGCGGATGTGTAGCGGCTACCGTCCTGGCGGGAGCTTCCCCTTCTAA
- the aceA gene encoding isocitrate lyase yields the protein MTTRQQQIDALQQDWTTNPRWNGIQRPYSAADVVRLRGSVQPEHTLAKRGAEKLWDLVNGDAKKGYVNAFGAISAGQAMQQAKAGLEAVYLSGWQVAADGNSSETMYPDQSLYAYDSVPTMVRRINNTFQRADEIQWKNIADGKLDEAEAIDFFLPIVADGEAGFGGVLNAYELMKNMLVAGASGVHFEDQLAAVKKCGHMGGKVLVPTQEAVQKLVAARLAADVLGVPAIVLARTDAEAANLLTSDFDANDAPFVTGERTAEGFYKVRNGLEQAISRGVAYAPYADLVWCETGTPDIGFAREFAQAVHAKHPGKLLSYNCSPSFNWKKNLDDRQIASFQEDLAALGYKFQFITLAGIHINWFNSFQFAHDYARGEGMKHYVEQVQEREFAARDKGYTFVSHQQEVGAGYFDDVTTVIQGGASSVTALTGSTEEEQFYETKAA from the coding sequence ATGACCACCCGCCAGCAACAGATCGACGCGCTGCAACAGGACTGGACCACCAACCCGCGCTGGAACGGCATCCAGCGGCCGTACTCCGCCGCCGACGTCGTGCGCCTGCGCGGCAGCGTGCAGCCGGAGCACACGCTGGCCAAGCGCGGCGCCGAGAAGCTGTGGGACCTCGTCAACGGCGACGCGAAGAAGGGCTACGTCAACGCCTTCGGCGCGATCAGCGCGGGCCAGGCGATGCAGCAGGCCAAGGCCGGCCTGGAAGCGGTGTATCTGTCCGGCTGGCAGGTCGCCGCCGACGGCAACAGTTCCGAGACGATGTATCCGGACCAGTCGCTGTACGCCTACGACTCGGTGCCGACGATGGTCCGCCGGATCAACAATACCTTCCAGCGCGCCGACGAGATCCAGTGGAAGAACATTGCCGACGGCAAGCTCGACGAGGCTGAGGCGATCGACTTCTTCCTGCCGATCGTCGCCGACGGCGAGGCCGGTTTCGGCGGCGTGCTCAATGCCTATGAACTGATGAAGAACATGCTCGTCGCCGGCGCCTCGGGCGTGCATTTCGAGGACCAGCTGGCCGCGGTCAAGAAGTGCGGCCACATGGGCGGCAAGGTGCTTGTGCCCACGCAGGAGGCCGTGCAGAAGCTGGTCGCCGCGCGACTGGCCGCGGACGTGCTCGGGGTGCCGGCGATCGTGCTCGCGCGCACCGATGCTGAAGCTGCGAATCTGCTCACCTCGGATTTCGACGCCAACGATGCGCCGTTCGTCACCGGTGAGCGCACAGCCGAAGGCTTCTACAAGGTGCGCAACGGCCTGGAGCAGGCGATCAGCCGCGGTGTGGCCTACGCGCCATACGCAGACCTGGTCTGGTGCGAGACCGGCACGCCGGACATCGGCTTTGCCCGCGAGTTCGCCCAGGCGGTGCACGCCAAGCACCCCGGCAAACTGCTCAGCTACAACTGCTCGCCGAGCTTCAACTGGAAGAAGAACCTCGACGACCGCCAGATCGCGAGCTTCCAGGAGGATCTGGCGGCGCTGGGCTACAAGTTCCAGTTCATCACTCTGGCCGGCATCCACATCAACTGGTTCAACAGCTTCCAGTTCGCCCACGACTACGCTCGCGGCGAAGGCATGAAGCATTACGTCGAGCAGGTGCAGGAACGCGAATTCGCTGCGCGCGACAAGGGCTACACCTTCGTCTCGCATCAGCAGGAAGTCGGCGCCGGCTACTTCGACGACGTGACGACGGTGATCCAGGGCGGCGCGTCGAGCGTCACCGCGCTGACGGGTTCGACGGAAGAGGAACAGTTTTACGAGACCAAGGCGGCCTGA
- the aceB gene encoding malate synthase A, with protein sequence MNAVIKPTPPTEDPRISVPAGTPADLLDTAALAFLTDLHDRFDVRRLGLLAERRNRQAAFDAGALPDFRTATRSIRESEWRVAPLPAALRDRRVEITGPVDPKMVINALNSGASCYMADFEDSTSPTWRNLLTGQRALRDAIAGTLEFTSDAGKHYALKPEDQRAVLIVRPRGWHLDEKHVRIDGTPMSGALFDAGLFAFHNAHALAAKDRGPYFYIPKLQSMEEAQLWDDVLAHIERSLGLPAGQIRVTVLIETLPAVFEMDEILYALKDRIAGLNCGRWDYIFSYLKTFRRHRDRVLPERAQVTMTQPFLKAYSELLVQTCHRRGAHAMGGMAAQIPIAGDDAANNAAMARVRADKLREVTAGHDGTWVAHPALIPLAKQIFDERMRGPHQHAMTRDDVLVDRDDLIAPSIGTISRAGFDGNVEVCVRYIAAWLDGNGCVPIHHMMEDAATAEIARAQLWQWIHYADDGHAPLHLDDGTAIDDALLDRVLLSLPSKLAGQDIPGAARVPEAIALLEDLTHRDTLEDFLTLPAYARL encoded by the coding sequence CCCTCGCGTTCCTGACCGATCTGCACGACCGCTTCGACGTCCGCCGGCTGGGCCTGCTGGCCGAACGCCGGAACCGCCAGGCTGCCTTCGATGCCGGCGCGCTGCCGGACTTCCGCACCGCGACACGCAGCATCCGCGAGTCCGAATGGCGCGTCGCGCCATTGCCGGCCGCGCTGCGCGACCGGCGGGTCGAGATCACCGGTCCCGTCGATCCGAAGATGGTCATCAACGCGTTGAATTCCGGCGCGAGCTGCTACATGGCCGACTTCGAGGATTCGACCTCGCCGACCTGGCGCAACCTGCTGACCGGCCAGCGCGCGCTGCGCGACGCGATCGCCGGCACGCTGGAATTCACGTCGGACGCCGGCAAGCACTACGCGCTGAAGCCCGAGGACCAGCGCGCGGTGTTGATCGTGCGTCCGCGTGGCTGGCATCTCGACGAGAAGCACGTGCGCATCGACGGCACGCCGATGTCGGGCGCGCTGTTCGACGCCGGCCTGTTCGCCTTCCACAACGCGCACGCGCTGGCAGCCAAGGACCGCGGCCCGTACTTCTACATTCCCAAGCTGCAGTCGATGGAAGAGGCCCAGCTGTGGGACGACGTGCTGGCCCACATCGAACGCTCGCTGGGGCTGCCGGCCGGGCAGATCCGCGTGACCGTGCTGATCGAAACCTTGCCGGCCGTGTTCGAGATGGACGAGATCCTGTACGCGCTGAAGGACCGCATCGCCGGTCTCAACTGCGGCCGCTGGGACTACATCTTTTCCTACCTCAAGACCTTCCGCCGCCACCGCGACCGTGTGCTGCCGGAGCGCGCGCAGGTCACGATGACCCAGCCGTTCCTGAAGGCATATTCGGAACTGCTGGTGCAGACCTGCCACCGCCGCGGCGCGCACGCGATGGGCGGCATGGCGGCGCAGATCCCGATCGCCGGCGACGACGCAGCGAACAACGCCGCGATGGCGCGCGTGCGCGCGGACAAGCTGCGCGAGGTCACCGCGGGCCATGACGGCACCTGGGTCGCGCATCCGGCACTGATTCCGCTGGCGAAGCAGATCTTCGACGAGCGCATGCGCGGCCCGCACCAGCACGCGATGACGCGCGATGACGTGCTGGTCGACCGCGACGATCTGATCGCACCCTCGATCGGCACGATCAGCCGCGCGGGATTCGACGGCAATGTCGAGGTCTGCGTGCGTTACATCGCCGCCTGGCTCGACGGCAACGGCTGCGTGCCGATCCACCACATGATGGAAGACGCCGCGACCGCCGAGATCGCGCGCGCGCAACTCTGGCAGTGGATCCATTACGCCGACGACGGTCACGCGCCGCTCCATCTCGACGACGGCACCGCGATCGACGACGCGCTACTCGACCGCGTGCTGCTGTCGCTGCCGTCGAAGCTCGCCGGTCAGGACATCCCGGGCGCGGCGCGCGTGCCCGAAGCCATTGCGCTGCTGGAAGACCTGACGCATCGCGACACGCTCGAAGACTTTCTGACGTTGCCGGCGTACGCGCGGCTTTGA